The following coding sequences lie in one Amycolatopsis cihanbeyliensis genomic window:
- a CDS encoding FmdB family zinc ribbon protein, with amino-acid sequence MPTYQYACKECDHRFETVQSFSDPSLTDCPECSGTLRKLYGAVGVIFKGSGFYRNDARSDSGKSSRNGSSTDSADAGGGGETAKSEKAESGSGGSDSGKSEAAKSSGSSGSDSGGSSSSTSSSGSGGSSGSSSSTKATAAAS; translated from the coding sequence GTGCCCACCTACCAGTACGCCTGTAAGGAATGCGACCACCGCTTCGAGACGGTGCAGTCGTTCTCCGACCCGAGCCTGACCGACTGCCCCGAGTGCTCGGGTACGCTGCGCAAGCTGTACGGCGCGGTCGGGGTGATCTTCAAGGGCAGCGGTTTCTACCGCAACGACGCGCGTTCCGACTCCGGGAAGTCCAGCCGGAACGGCTCCTCCACCGACTCCGCCGACGCAGGTGGCGGCGGCGAGACGGCGAAGTCCGAGAAGGCCGAGTCCGGTTCCGGCGGCTCGGACTCCGGGAAGTCCGAGGCCGCCAAGTCCTCCGGCTCCAGCGGCTCCGACAGCGGCGGTTCGTCCTCGTCCACCTCGTCCTCGGGGTCGGGCGGCTCGTCCGGATCCTCCTCCAGCACGAAGGCCACCGCCGCAGCGTCCTGA
- a CDS encoding SAF domain-containing protein has protein sequence MGGTSDTDRLRDRASPAWLRGLLSGRRAVLLRRALAVLLLVAAGTLAVYPTSADGGDEGLPTVVSARDLPSGGTLRPADLRVATVPADLRPHGALSVPEAAAGRVLTGAARAGEPITDARLMDPASTAPGTSTVPVRLADAGVAELLHSGRRVDVVTVGPGEEGRKVLPGPATVLTVAAAGDQPRDGPARREAEPLVLLSVPVEDATRLAAVSLAHPVAITLR, from the coding sequence ATGGGTGGAACATCCGACACCGACCGGCTACGGGACCGGGCATCGCCCGCGTGGCTGCGCGGCCTGCTCAGCGGCAGGCGTGCGGTGCTGCTGCGCCGCGCGCTCGCCGTGTTGCTGCTGGTCGCCGCCGGGACACTCGCCGTCTACCCCACCTCTGCCGATGGTGGTGACGAGGGGCTGCCGACCGTGGTGTCGGCGCGCGATCTCCCTTCCGGCGGGACGCTCCGCCCTGCCGACCTGCGCGTGGCGACGGTTCCCGCCGACCTGCGCCCGCACGGTGCACTGAGCGTTCCGGAGGCCGCCGCCGGCAGGGTGCTCACCGGTGCCGCCCGGGCAGGCGAGCCGATCACCGACGCCCGGCTGATGGATCCGGCGTCCACGGCACCCGGCACCTCCACGGTCCCGGTCCGGCTCGCCGACGCGGGCGTGGCCGAGCTACTGCATTCCGGTCGCAGAGTGGATGTGGTGACGGTCGGCCCCGGCGAGGAGGGTCGAAAAGTGCTGCCCGGTCCCGCCACGGTGCTCACCGTGGCGGCCGCGGGCGACCAGCCACGGGACGGACCCGCGCGGCGCGAGGCCGAGCCGCTGGTGCTGCTGTCCGTGCCGGTGGAGGACGCGACCCGACTCGCTGCCGTATCGCTGGCCCACCCGGTAGCCATTACCCTCCGGTAG
- the mscL gene encoding large-conductance mechanosensitive channel protein MscL produces MFKGFKDFIMRGNVIDLAVAVVIGTAFTAIVTAFTDGLIKPLINAMGGSEAGQGLGFRVLEDNESTFMDIGGVLNAAINFLLVAAVVYFVIVLPVQKLKARRKRGEEPGPAAPTDTELLAEIRDLLREQRGKS; encoded by the coding sequence ATGTTCAAGGGCTTCAAGGACTTCATCATGCGCGGCAACGTGATCGATCTCGCGGTGGCGGTGGTCATCGGTACCGCGTTCACCGCGATCGTCACGGCGTTCACCGACGGTCTGATCAAGCCGTTGATCAATGCCATGGGTGGGTCCGAAGCCGGGCAGGGCCTCGGTTTCCGCGTCCTCGAGGACAACGAGTCCACCTTCATGGACATCGGGGGCGTGCTCAACGCGGCGATCAACTTCCTGCTCGTCGCTGCGGTGGTGTACTTCGTCATCGTCCTGCCGGTGCAGAAGCTGAAGGCCCGGCGCAAGCGAGGGGAGGAGCCCGGCCCGGCGGCGCCGACCGACACCGAACTGCTGGCCGAGATCCGGGATCTGCTCCGTGAGCAGCGGGGGAAGTCCTGA
- a CDS encoding MogA/MoaB family molybdenum cofactor biosynthesis protein produces MERSAQRLGRALVVIVDDRAAHGENADTAGPLVTELLEEAGFIVDGTVVVHAETVAIRNALNTAVIGGADLVITVGGTGVSPRDVTPDATSGVLDRPIPGIGEALRSSGLAAGAVDAGISRGLVGVSGSTLVVNLAGSRAAVRDGMATLSGLVPYVIGELSGLEEAQA; encoded by the coding sequence ATGGAACGGAGTGCACAGCGGCTCGGCCGCGCCCTCGTGGTGATCGTCGATGACCGTGCAGCTCATGGCGAGAACGCGGACACCGCCGGTCCGCTCGTCACCGAGTTGCTGGAAGAGGCTGGGTTCATCGTCGACGGCACGGTCGTCGTGCATGCGGAGACCGTGGCGATTCGCAACGCGCTCAACACGGCCGTGATCGGTGGTGCCGACCTGGTGATCACCGTCGGCGGCACCGGAGTGTCGCCGAGGGATGTCACCCCGGACGCCACGTCGGGCGTGCTGGACCGGCCCATCCCGGGGATCGGCGAGGCATTGCGCTCGTCGGGCCTCGCCGCGGGCGCGGTGGACGCGGGAATCTCCCGTGGCCTGGTCGGGGTGTCCGGCAGCACCCTGGTCGTGAACCTGGCCGGCTCCCGCGCCGCGGTGCGGGACGGGATGGCGACCCTGTCCGGGCTGGTCCCGTATGTGATCGGCGAGTTGTCCGGGCTGGAGGAGGCACAGGCCTGA
- a CDS encoding NAD-dependent epimerase/dehydratase family protein — MRVLVTGGAGFIGSHIADLLAGEGHRPVVLDSLLPTAHGSTTAPEYTGAHRFVRGDVTDPATLDGLLSEVDVVCHQAAVVGHGVDPTDAPSYALHNDYGTAVLLAGMYRAGLRKLVLASSMVVYGEGRYSCADHGIVSPAPRTRADTDAGCFEPRCPGCGAELASVLVPEDAPPAPRSTYAASKLAQESLAGAWARQTGGSVWALRYHNVYGPRMPQNTPYAGVASLFRSALRRGEAPGVLEDGRQRRDFVHVRDVARANLLALTVETEPGELVPVNVCSGEPHTVGELAAELARACGGPQPRVLGGLRPADVRHVVADPARAEKLLGFTAHTGFAEGITAFATDPLRDPTQPGPAGP, encoded by the coding sequence GTGCGCGTTCTCGTGACCGGAGGAGCCGGGTTCATCGGCTCCCACATCGCCGACCTGCTGGCCGGCGAGGGCCACCGGCCGGTCGTGCTGGACAGCTTGCTGCCCACGGCACACGGCTCGACCACCGCTCCGGAGTACACCGGAGCGCACCGGTTCGTCCGGGGCGACGTCACCGACCCGGCGACGCTGGACGGCCTGCTCTCCGAAGTGGACGTCGTCTGCCACCAGGCCGCGGTGGTCGGTCACGGCGTGGACCCGACCGACGCGCCCTCCTATGCGCTGCACAACGACTACGGCACCGCGGTTCTGCTGGCCGGCATGTACCGAGCGGGGCTGCGCAAGCTGGTGCTCGCCTCCTCGATGGTGGTCTACGGGGAGGGCCGATACTCCTGCGCCGACCACGGCATCGTGTCCCCCGCCCCGCGCACCCGGGCCGATACCGATGCCGGGTGCTTCGAACCCCGCTGCCCCGGCTGCGGCGCCGAGCTCGCCTCGGTGCTGGTGCCCGAGGACGCCCCGCCTGCCCCGCGCAGCACCTACGCCGCCAGCAAGCTCGCCCAGGAGAGCCTCGCCGGGGCGTGGGCCCGGCAGACCGGCGGGTCGGTGTGGGCCCTGCGTTACCACAACGTGTACGGCCCCCGGATGCCGCAGAACACCCCGTACGCGGGGGTGGCCTCGCTGTTCCGGTCCGCCCTGCGTCGTGGGGAGGCGCCCGGGGTGCTCGAGGACGGCCGTCAGCGGCGCGACTTCGTCCATGTGCGCGACGTCGCGCGGGCCAACCTGCTCGCACTGACGGTCGAGACCGAGCCCGGCGAGCTGGTGCCGGTGAACGTCTGTTCCGGAGAACCACACACCGTCGGCGAGCTCGCGGCCGAGCTGGCCAGGGCATGCGGCGGGCCGCAACCCCGGGTACTCGGCGGCCTGCGGCCCGCGGACGTGCGGCATGTCGTCGCCGATCCCGCCCGCGCCGAGAAGCTGCTGGGTTTCACCGCGCACACCGGTTTCGCCGAGGGCATCACCGCCTTCGCCACCGACCCCCTCCGCGACCCGACCCAGCCCGGTCCGGCAGGGCCCTGA